From the genome of Vicia villosa cultivar HV-30 ecotype Madison, WI linkage group LG2, Vvil1.0, whole genome shotgun sequence, one region includes:
- the LOC131645892 gene encoding GEM-like protein 4: MNTSFLHDLLNGISISSTYPAGKSSKRYLPDSSGKYCKSITKSKKGKLNSVLTKMTDTVKGKLRLGARILQVGGVEKVFMQLFSVKDGEKLLKASQCYLSTTSGPIAGLLFISTHKVAFCSEKSIKITSPKGEFIRIHYKVSIPHEKIEHVNQSQNVKKPSEKYIEIVTVDGFDFWFMGFFNYRKALRYLQQAIYRSQREK; the protein is encoded by the exons ATGAATACCTCATTTCTTCATGACCTACTTAATGGAATCTCTATCAGCTCAACTTATCCAGCTGGGAAGTCCTCAAAGAGATACTTGCCTGATTCATCTGGCAAATATTGCAAGTCTATCACAAAGTCAAAGAAGG gtAAATTAAATTCAGTTCTAACTAAGATGACAGATACTGTAAAAGGGAAATTGAGGTTGGGTGCGAGAATTCTTCAAGTTGGAGGAGTAGAGAAAGTGTTTATGCAACTCTTTAGTGTTAAAGATGGAGAGAAGCTATTGAAAGCATCACAGTGCTACTTATCAACGACATCAGGTCCTATAGCAGGCCTCCTCTTCATATCCACTCACAAAGTTGCTTTTTGCAGTGAAAAATCCATCAAGATCACTTCTCCAAAAGGAGAATTTATTAGAATTCATTATAAG GTATCTATTCCACATGAAAAGATAGAACATGTCAACCAAAGTCAAAATGTGAAGAAACCTTCGGAAAAGTATATAGAAATAGTTACCGTGGATGGTTTTGACTTCTGGTTTATGGGTTTTTTTAATTACCGGAAAGCTTTAAGATATCTGCAACAGGCTATCTATCGTTCTCAGAGAGAAAAGTAG
- the LOC131649193 gene encoding GEM-like protein 4 encodes MQTSLLHELVVPIIHDQFQKSDNRYLLDYGSHQFQYPSKHQRKCRANSNQKKRSRKVNSNSEISVRPGTNISETIKRKLSLGARILQVGGVEKMFMQYFSVTEGERLLKVSQCYLSTTSGPLAGLLFISTEKVAFCSERSIKVFNQKGQMCRIRYKVVIPAKKIKCVNLLGYWFGP; translated from the exons ATGCAGACATCACTTCTTCACGAGCTAGTTGTTCCAATCATACATGACCAGTTTCAAAAGTCGGATAACAGATACTTACTTGATTACGGCTCACATCAATTTCAATATCCATCTAAACATCAAAGAAAAT GTAGAGCAAATTCTAACCAGAAAAAACGCAGCAGGAAAGTCAATAGTAATTCTGAAATTTCAGTGAGACCAGGGACAAACATATCTGAAACTATTAAAAGGAAGTTGAGCTTAGGGGCTCGCATTCTTCAAGTTGGTGGAGTGGAGAAAATGTTCATGCAATATTTTAGCGTGACAGAAGGGGAGAGGCTGTTGAAAGTTTCCCAGTGTTATTTGTCCACCACGTCTGGCCCTCTAGCTGGTCTCCTCTTCATCTCAACTGAAAAGGTTGCGTTTTGCAGTGAAAGATCCATAAAAGTCTTTAATCAAAAAGGTCAAATGTGTAGGATCCGCTATAAG GTTGTCATTCCTGCGAAGAAGATAAAGTGTGTGAATCTGTTAGGATATTGGTTTGGGCCTTAG
- the LOC131645894 gene encoding GEM-like protein 7, whose amino-acid sequence MQTSLLHELIVGTPIIYDQFQKSDNRYLLDSASHQSQYPSKHQSKCRASSNQKKRSRKANSNSETSARLGTNISETIKRKLSLGARILQVGGVEKMFMQYFSVIQGERLLKVSQCYLSTTSGPLAGLLFISTEKVAFCSERSIKVFNQKGQMCRIRYKVVIPGKNIKCVNQSQNVDKPTQKYITIVTTDNFDFWFMGVFKYQKTINYLEQAISQNITRRCSKKASCCDYKH is encoded by the exons ATGCAGACCTCACTTCTTCATGAGCTAATTGTTGGAACTCCAATCATATATGACCAGTTTCAAAAGTCGGATAACAGATACTTGCTTGATTCTGCCTCTCATCAATCTCAATATCCATCTAAACATCAAAGCAAAT GTAGAGCAAGTTCTAACCAGAAAAAACGCAGCAGGAAGGCCAATAGTAATTCTGAAACTTCAGCAAGACTTGGGACAAACATATCTGAAACTATAAAGAGGAAGTTGAGCTTAGGGGCTCGAATTCTTCAAGTTGGTGGAGTGGAGAAAATGTTCATGCAATATTTTAGCGTGATACAAGGGGAGAGACTGTTGAAAGTTTCCCAATGTTATTTGTCCACCACGTCTGGCCCTCTAGCTGGTCTCCTTTTCATCTCAACTGAAAAGGTTGCCTTTTGCAGCGAGAGATCCATAAAAGTGTTTAATCAAAAAGGTCAAATGTGTAGGATCCGCTATAAG GTTGTGATTCCTGGGAAGAACATAAAGTGTGTGAATCAAAGTCAAAATGTTGATAAACCAACACAGAAGTACATAACTATAGTTACAACGGATAATTTTGATTTCTGGTTTATGGGCGTCTTCAAATATCAGAAAACTATAAATTATCTTGAGCAAGCAATTTCACAAAATATAACTAGACGATGCTCGAAGAAAGCTTCATGTTGCGATTACAAACATTAA
- the LOC131645896 gene encoding GEM-like protein 4, whose amino-acid sequence MNTSFLHELLNGISISSTYPAGKSSKRYLPDSSGKYCKSITKSKKGKLNSVLTKMTDTVKGKLRLGARILQVGGVEKVFLQLFSVKDGEMLLKASQCYLSTTSGPIAGLLFISTHKVAFCSEKFIKITSPKGELIRVHYKVSIPREKIQHVNQSQNAKKPSEKYIEIVTVDGFDFWFMGFFNYRKALRYLQQTISQSHREKL is encoded by the exons ATGAATACCTCATTTCTTCATGAGTTACTTAATGGAATCTCTATCAGCTCAACTTATCCGGCTGGAAAATCCTCAAAGAGATACTTGCCCGATTCTTCAGGAAAATACTGCAAGTCTATCACAAAATCAAAGAAAG GTAAATTAAATTCAGTTCTGACTAAGATGACAGATACTGTAAAAGGGAAACTGAGGTTGGGAGCAAGAATTCTTCAAGTTGGAGGAGTTGAGAAAGTGTTTTTGCAACTCTTTAGTGTTAAAGATGGAGAGATGTTATTGAAAGCATCACAGTGCTACTTATCAACAACATCAGGTCCTATAGCTGGCCTCCTATTTATATCAACTCACAAAGTTGCTTTTTGCAGTGAGAAATTCATCAAAATCACTTCTCCAAAAGGAGAACTTATTAGAGTTCACTATAAG GTCTCTATTCCACGTGAAAAGATACAACATGTCAACCAAAGTCAAAATGCGAAGAAGCCTTCAGAAAAGTACATAGAAATAGTCACTGTGGATGGTTTCGACTTCTGGTTTATGGGTTTTTTTAATTACCGGAAAGCTTTAAGATATCTCCAACAGACTATCTCTCAATCTCATAGAGAGAAGTTGTAG